A region from the Paludicola sp. MB14-C6 genome encodes:
- the argJ gene encoding bifunctional glutamate N-acetyltransferase/amino-acid acetyltransferase ArgJ: MTVKFKGYDFVDGGVCAASGFQAAGVHCGLRKNRTKPDLALIYSETLCSAAAVYTQNKVKGAPIIVTQQNLKDNKAQAVIVNSGNANTCNLDGEEKAEMMCVAIAKELGISANDVVVASTGIIGEPLPVELIQAACPQLKDELNVNGNENASLAILTTDTCKKEVAVTFDINGVKCTLGGMAKGSGMIHPNMATMLCFLTTDVAVEPTLLQKALRDVTNETFNMISVDGDTSTNDMVTILASGTALNKEIVNPNSEEYKIFANALYAVMMNLSRAIAQDGEGASKLLECTVCGANDKQIAKTVAKSVITSSLVKSAMFGQDPNWGRILCAIGYAQADLDINNVSVRLKSTFGDVKVCKGGRGVTFDKEQVLNILRADEVKIIICVGTGDYSAVAWGCDLTYDYVKINADYHT; this comes from the coding sequence ATGACAGTAAAGTTTAAAGGCTATGACTTTGTAGACGGTGGTGTTTGTGCGGCAAGTGGGTTTCAAGCAGCTGGTGTACATTGTGGGCTAAGAAAAAATAGAACAAAACCTGATTTAGCTTTAATATATAGTGAAACATTATGTAGTGCAGCCGCAGTATATACGCAAAATAAAGTAAAGGGTGCGCCAATTATAGTAACCCAGCAAAACTTAAAAGATAATAAAGCACAAGCTGTTATTGTGAATAGTGGAAATGCAAACACTTGCAACTTGGATGGCGAAGAAAAAGCAGAAATGATGTGCGTTGCAATTGCAAAAGAACTTGGCATTAGTGCAAATGATGTTGTAGTTGCTTCTACAGGAATTATCGGTGAACCATTACCAGTTGAATTAATACAAGCTGCTTGTCCACAATTAAAGGATGAGTTAAATGTAAATGGTAATGAAAATGCTTCACTTGCTATTTTAACAACAGATACTTGTAAAAAAGAAGTTGCAGTTACGTTTGATATCAATGGTGTGAAATGCACATTAGGCGGAATGGCAAAGGGAAGCGGCATGATTCATCCAAACATGGCAACAATGCTTTGCTTTCTTACTACAGATGTAGCAGTGGAACCGACTTTATTACAAAAAGCATTGCGTGATGTTACTAATGAAACCTTTAACATGATTTCAGTTGATGGTGATACATCTACAAATGATATGGTTACGATTTTAGCTTCAGGAACTGCTTTAAACAAAGAAATAGTAAATCCAAATTCTGAAGAATACAAGATTTTCGCAAATGCACTTTATGCAGTTATGATGAATCTATCTCGTGCGATTGCGCAAGATGGTGAAGGTGCTTCAAAACTATTAGAATGTACCGTTTGCGGTGCGAATGACAAACAGATTGCAAAAACAGTCGCAAAATCCGTTATTACTTCAAGCTTAGTGAAGAGTGCAATGTTTGGTCAAGATCCAAACTGGGGACGTATCCTTTGTGCTATCGGATATGCACAAGCTGATTTAGACATTAATAACGTATCTGTACGGTTAAAATCAACCTTTGGTGACGTTAAAGTTTGCAAAGGCGGCAGAGGTGTTACTTTTGATAAAGAGCAGGTATTAAATATATTAAGAGCAGATGAAGTAAAAATTATTATTTGCGTTGGAACCGGTGATTACAGTGCTGTTGCTTGGGGTTGCGATTTAACATATGACTATGTAAAAATCAATGCAGATTATCATACATAA
- a CDS encoding argininosuccinate synthase yields the protein MKKQIKKVVLAYSGGLDTSIIIPWLKENYDNCEVIAVAGNVGQAAELEGLEEKAIKTGASKLYIEDMQDEFVDDFIFPTLKAGAVYENKYLLGTSFARPVIAKRIVEIAKAEGADAICHGCTGKGNDQVRFELTIKAFAPTMEIIAPWRIWDIKSRDEEIDYAEAHNIPLKISRETNYSKDMNLWHLSHEGLDLEDPANEPQYDKKGFLELGVSPEQAPDQATYITLTFEKGIPVALNGEKMKGADLIKALNIVGGANGIGLADIVENRLVGMKSRGVYETPGGTILYHAHEVLETICLDKATQHYKQQIALKFADIVYDGQWYTPLREALSAFVDETQKTVTGEVKLKLYKGNIINAGVTSPYTLYSEEFASFGEDEVYNQNDSAGFINLFGLPIKVKALLDEHKVK from the coding sequence ATTAAAAAACAAATTAAAAAAGTAGTATTAGCATATTCAGGAGGATTAGATACTTCTATTATTATTCCTTGGTTGAAAGAAAATTATGATAATTGTGAAGTAATTGCTGTTGCTGGAAATGTTGGTCAAGCAGCAGAACTAGAAGGCTTAGAAGAAAAAGCAATTAAAACTGGAGCATCAAAGCTATACATAGAAGATATGCAAGATGAATTTGTTGATGATTTTATTTTTCCAACCTTAAAAGCAGGCGCAGTTTATGAAAATAAATATTTACTTGGCACATCTTTTGCACGTCCGGTAATTGCAAAGAGAATTGTAGAAATTGCAAAAGCAGAGGGAGCAGATGCAATTTGCCATGGCTGTACAGGAAAAGGAAACGATCAAGTTCGTTTTGAACTTACGATTAAAGCTTTTGCTCCAACAATGGAAATTATCGCTCCTTGGAGAATTTGGGACATTAAATCAAGGGACGAAGAAATTGATTATGCAGAAGCACACAACATTCCTTTGAAAATTTCAAGAGAAACAAACTATTCAAAAGATATGAATTTATGGCATTTATCACATGAGGGCTTAGATTTGGAAGATCCCGCTAATGAACCACAATATGATAAAAAAGGATTTTTAGAGCTTGGCGTTTCTCCTGAGCAAGCACCCGACCAAGCAACTTATATTACATTAACATTCGAAAAAGGAATTCCTGTAGCACTCAACGGCGAAAAAATGAAAGGTGCAGATTTAATCAAAGCACTTAATATTGTTGGTGGCGCAAACGGAATTGGTTTAGCTGATATTGTGGAAAACCGTTTGGTTGGTATGAAATCAAGAGGTGTATATGAAACACCGGGTGGAACAATTTTATATCACGCACATGAGGTTCTTGAAACAATTTGCTTAGATAAAGCAACACAGCATTACAAGCAACAAATTGCTTTGAAATTTGCAGATATTGTATATGACGGTCAATGGTATACTCCTTTACGTGAAGCACTTTCTGCTTTTGTTGACGAAACACAAAAAACGGTGACAGGTGAAGTAAAACTAAAACTATATAAGGGTAACATCATTAATGCAGGTGTGACTTCTCCATATACTCTTTATAGTGAAGAGTTTGCATCATTTGGTGAAGATGAGGTTTACAATCAAAACGATTCCGCAGGATTTATCAATTTATTCGGATTACCAATCAAAGTAAAAGCATTGTTAGATGAACATAAAGTGAAATAG
- a CDS encoding aspartate aminotransferase family protein: MNSKELDQQYIMNTYSRQDIVIVKGENATCYDENGKEYIDFGSGIGVNSLGYCDEDWSNAVSEQAKTLQHTSNLYYSKPMADLAQMLCEKTGYQKAFFGNSGAEANECAIKIARKYSFEKYGAEANRNKIITLVNSFHGRTITTLSATGQDIFHNYFHPFTQGFDYVNAGNIKELAAKCDNSVCAIMIELIQGEGGVVPLDIDYVKQVARICKQNDILLIIDEVQTGIGRTGTLLASEQFGISPDITTLAKGLGGGLPIGVCIVNEKLSSVLKPSDHGTTYGGNPVVCAGAKVVLEKVSNAVFLKEVAEKGNYIKNKLLKLNEVEAVDGMGLMLGIQLKTKNAGEVVKACIDNGLLPLTAKKKIRLLPPLSIQYEELNQGIAILKRILNA; this comes from the coding sequence ATGAACAGTAAAGAGCTAGATCAACAATATATTATGAATACTTATTCAAGGCAAGATATTGTTATTGTAAAAGGTGAAAATGCAACTTGTTATGATGAAAATGGAAAAGAATATATTGATTTCGGAAGTGGTATCGGCGTCAATTCTCTCGGGTATTGTGATGAAGATTGGAGTAATGCGGTAAGCGAACAAGCTAAGACACTGCAACACACATCAAACTTATATTATTCAAAACCCATGGCAGATTTAGCACAAATGTTGTGTGAAAAAACAGGATACCAAAAAGCTTTTTTTGGAAATTCAGGTGCTGAGGCAAATGAATGTGCAATTAAAATTGCAAGAAAATATAGTTTTGAAAAATATGGGGCAGAAGCAAATCGAAATAAGATTATTACGTTAGTAAACTCATTTCACGGAAGAACAATTACCACTCTTTCTGCTACCGGTCAAGATATATTCCATAATTATTTTCATCCTTTTACTCAAGGCTTTGATTATGTGAACGCAGGTAATATAAAGGAACTGGCAGCGAAATGTGATAACTCCGTTTGTGCGATTATGATAGAGTTAATACAAGGCGAGGGTGGAGTTGTACCACTTGATATAGACTATGTAAAACAAGTTGCAAGAATATGCAAGCAAAATGACATTTTGTTGATAATAGATGAAGTGCAAACGGGTATTGGCAGAACAGGAACTTTGCTGGCAAGTGAGCAATTTGGTATTTCTCCTGATATTACAACATTAGCTAAAGGATTAGGTGGAGGGCTACCTATAGGAGTATGCATAGTAAATGAAAAGCTCTCTTCTGTGCTAAAGCCAAGCGATCATGGAACAACTTACGGAGGAAACCCTGTGGTTTGTGCTGGTGCTAAGGTTGTACTCGAAAAGGTTTCTAATGCAGTCTTTTTAAAAGAGGTAGCGGAAAAAGGCAATTATATTAAAAATAAATTACTCAAATTAAATGAGGTCGAAGCAGTAGACGGCATGGGTTTAATGCTTGGTATTCAATTAAAGACTAAGAATGCGGGCGAAGTAGTTAAAGCGTGTATCGATAATGGCTTACTACCACTTACGGCAAAAAAGAAAATACGGTTGTTACCTCCTCTTTCTATTCAATATGAGGAGCTCAATCAAGGCATTGCAATTTTAAAGCGTATTTTAAATGCCTAG
- the argF gene encoding ornithine carbamoyltransferase, which produces MNHFLKLLDVSKEEIIEILNLADQLKYEKKNNIPHKRLEGKTLAMIFQKASTRTRVSFETGMYQLGGHALFLTSSELQIGRGEATEDTARVLSRYCDAIMIRTFEQQEVEDLAKYGSVPVINGLTDFSHPCQVMADLMTIREYKGSLEGLKLCFIGDTNNVANSLIVGCLKVGMQVSVAAPKGYYLDKEIAQFAKQYNNFTFTNNTIEAAKDADVIVTDVWASMGNEHEKEKRKKDFSGYQVNDAVMNVAKKDAIIQHCLPAHKEEEITTAIFEMHAKEIFDEAENRLHVQKAILVKLMNQ; this is translated from the coding sequence ATGAATCATTTTTTAAAGTTACTTGATGTTTCAAAAGAAGAAATCATTGAAATATTAAATTTAGCAGATCAACTCAAATATGAGAAAAAAAATAATATTCCGCATAAAAGATTAGAGGGAAAAACCCTTGCTATGATTTTTCAAAAGGCATCTACAAGAACGAGGGTATCTTTTGAAACAGGTATGTATCAGCTAGGAGGTCATGCATTGTTTTTGACTTCTTCAGAACTGCAAATCGGTCGTGGCGAAGCAACAGAAGATACTGCAAGAGTACTGTCTCGTTATTGTGATGCAATTATGATTCGTACTTTTGAACAACAAGAAGTTGAAGACTTAGCGAAATACGGTTCGGTTCCCGTTATCAATGGGTTAACTGATTTTAGCCATCCTTGTCAAGTTATGGCTGATTTAATGACGATTCGTGAGTATAAAGGTAGCTTGGAAGGTTTAAAACTTTGTTTTATAGGTGACACCAATAATGTTGCAAATTCACTTATTGTTGGATGTTTGAAGGTTGGAATGCAAGTTTCTGTTGCTGCACCAAAAGGCTATTATTTGGACAAAGAAATTGCGCAGTTTGCTAAACAATATAATAATTTTACTTTTACAAATAATACAATTGAAGCAGCAAAAGATGCAGATGTAATCGTAACAGATGTATGGGCTTCCATGGGCAATGAACATGAAAAAGAAAAACGGAAAAAGGATTTTAGTGGATATCAAGTGAATGATGCAGTTATGAATGTTGCAAAAAAAGATGCAATCATTCAGCATTGCTTACCCGCTCATAAAGAAGAAGAAATTACAACTGCTATTTTTGAAATGCATGCAAAAGAGATTTTTGATGAAGCAGAGAATAGGCTTCATGTACAAAAGGCAATTTTAGTAAAGTTAATGAACCAATAA
- a CDS encoding NAD(P)H-dependent oxidoreductase subunit E — MKTIKVKVCACTHCILNGAMDIVESIESLSLLKNEIRLNAKIEIIANECLCDSVNKGQSPLVVLDNELIEKATSEIVTAKIISSITKG; from the coding sequence ATGAAAACAATTAAGGTGAAAGTATGTGCTTGTACTCACTGCATATTAAACGGGGCAATGGATATTGTTGAATCAATAGAATCATTGAGCCTTCTAAAAAATGAAATTCGTTTAAATGCAAAAATTGAAATAATTGCAAATGAATGTTTATGTGATTCCGTAAATAAAGGGCAATCACCGTTGGTTGTTCTAGATAATGAGTTAATAGAAAAGGCAACCAGCGAAATAGTAACAGCAAAAATAATTTCAAGCATAACAAAAGGATGA
- the argB gene encoding acetylglutamate kinase: MPDKISDSLRAQILVDALPYIQKYNDKIVVVKYGGNAMTCDELKTAVMSDVVLLSLVGIKVVLVHGGGPEINEMLEKIGKESKFINGLRYTDAETMDVVQMVLCGKVNKNLVSLLQQSGGKAIGLCGMDGNLIQAEKKQSAVDLGFVGNITDVDVTLIMDALNNGYIPVISTVGVGNDGQAYNINADTAAAKIAAKLGAENLILMTDIKGLLEDKDDESTLIPVVQINEVENLMKKNIISGGMIPKIECCVDAIRGGVNRSFIIDGRIPHSILIEMFTSEGVGTMFR, from the coding sequence ATGCCAGATAAAATTTCCGATAGCCTAAGAGCGCAAATCCTTGTAGATGCATTACCATATATTCAAAAATATAATGATAAAATTGTGGTTGTGAAATACGGTGGCAATGCAATGACGTGTGACGAATTAAAAACGGCAGTTATGAGCGATGTGGTATTGCTTTCTTTGGTTGGAATAAAAGTAGTTTTGGTTCATGGCGGTGGCCCTGAAATTAACGAAATGCTAGAAAAAATAGGCAAAGAATCTAAGTTTATTAACGGACTGCGTTATACCGACGCCGAAACAATGGATGTTGTGCAAATGGTGTTGTGCGGCAAGGTGAATAAAAATTTAGTTTCCTTATTACAACAAAGCGGAGGTAAAGCAATTGGCCTTTGCGGCATGGATGGTAATTTGATTCAAGCTGAAAAGAAACAGAGTGCTGTAGACTTAGGCTTTGTTGGAAACATTACAGATGTGGATGTTACTTTAATTATGGATGCATTGAATAATGGCTATATTCCCGTTATTTCAACCGTTGGAGTTGGAAACGACGGGCAAGCATATAACATAAATGCAGATACTGCAGCTGCAAAGATAGCGGCAAAGTTAGGCGCAGAAAACTTAATTTTAATGACTGATATTAAAGGGTTGTTAGAAGACAAAGATGATGAAAGTACATTAATTCCTGTTGTACAAATTAACGAAGTAGAAAATCTAATGAAGAAAAACATTATCAGTGGTGGGATGATTCCAAAGATAGAATGTTGCGTAGATGCTATTCGTGGTGGCGTAAACCGTTCCTTTATTATTGATGGCAGAATTCCTCATTCTATTTTAATCGAGATGTTTACAAGTGAGGGCGTTGGAACGATGTTCCGATAA
- a CDS encoding GGDEF domain-containing protein: MNWFIKFVNKVRLPQESKKKFELELVTANLKIGILFICFTILLQLANILFITIHQTNIIDKYPQKMYLSLYIFILIFCCCNLVLIYNLKRDVEKHKTIIEILSIVFLCVILFWAATISMLDLKNNENVSIYFYTMIAVSVTLYIKPRIFIPIIIINYLYLIAVLVFFQNLQTNNSGNLFNATIVLCISMIISTFRYYEKIYSFWQKQTIIKQNKLIKDRNAELKKLSVTDTLSGLYNRRLLDTALSDKWNECFNNQTNFGFVMLDIDNFKHVNDTFGHLAGDACISTSGNIIRECTEGTEAMSFRYGGEEFAIIVSNFSEIQIQKLCNQIRLKLERCPIICQEEGMVLYITASIGYCCEVPHDNSNCFEFVSMADMGLRTAKQKGKNQVQRCEWDKNKDVMYEQ; the protein is encoded by the coding sequence ATGAATTGGTTTATAAAATTTGTAAATAAAGTTAGGTTGCCTCAAGAATCAAAGAAAAAGTTTGAACTTGAACTGGTTACAGCAAATTTGAAAATAGGCATACTTTTTATTTGTTTTACAATTTTACTTCAATTAGCCAACATTCTTTTTATAACCATTCATCAAACAAATATAATAGACAAATATCCTCAAAAGATGTATTTATCATTATATATTTTTATTTTAATATTTTGTTGCTGTAATTTAGTATTAATCTATAATTTGAAGCGAGATGTTGAAAAGCATAAGACCATTATTGAAATATTGTCAATTGTCTTTTTATGCGTAATTTTATTTTGGGCAGCGACCATTAGCATGTTGGATTTAAAGAATAATGAGAATGTAAGTATTTATTTTTATACCATGATTGCGGTATCGGTCACTTTATATATCAAACCTAGAATATTTATACCTATTATAATAATAAATTATCTTTATCTCATAGCTGTTCTTGTTTTTTTTCAAAATCTACAAACCAATAATAGTGGAAATTTATTTAATGCTACCATTGTGTTATGCATATCAATGATTATTTCAACATTCCGATATTATGAAAAAATATATAGCTTTTGGCAAAAGCAAACGATTATCAAACAGAATAAATTAATTAAGGATCGAAATGCTGAGCTGAAAAAGTTATCCGTTACGGATACTTTATCCGGTTTATATAATCGAAGGCTACTTGATACTGCGTTGAGTGATAAATGGAATGAATGCTTTAACAATCAGACAAACTTTGGATTTGTTATGCTTGATATTGATAACTTTAAACACGTTAACGATACTTTCGGGCATTTAGCAGGTGACGCTTGTATATCAACTAGTGGAAATATAATTAGGGAGTGTACAGAAGGTACAGAAGCAATGTCATTTCGCTATGGCGGTGAAGAATTTGCTATTATTGTCTCAAACTTTAGTGAAATACAGATACAAAAACTTTGCAATCAGATTCGTTTAAAACTTGAAAGATGTCCTATTATTTGTCAAGAAGAGGGAATGGTGCTGTATATTACGGCAAGCATAGGTTATTGTTGTGAAGTTCCCCATGATAATAGTAATTGTTTTGAATTTGTAAGTATGGCAGATATGGGATTGCGTACAGCAAAGCAAAAAGGGAAGAATCAAGTGCAACGATGTGAATGGGATAAGAATAAAGATGTAATGTATGAACAATAG
- the argH gene encoding argininosuccinate lyase, giving the protein MAKLWAGRFKKEVNEKVNDFNSSISFDARMIHHDILGSIAHATMLGEQGIIDKKEAEMIVEGLNGILSDVENDNLAIDPTAEDIHMFVEAELTKRLGDTGKRLHTARSRNDQVALDIRLYLKDETDTLIQLTQNLIQVLCNVASEHTETVMSGYTHLQRAQPITFAHHLMAYAQMLLRDMDRLQDAKKRMDVMPLGSGALASTTYPLNRMRVAELLGFANVTKNSLDGVSDRDFCIELCSAISILMMHLSRFCEEIILWCSWEFKFIELDDAYATGSSIMPQKKNPDIAELVRGKTGRVIGDLVTLLTMMKGLPLAYNKDMQEDKEAIFDAVDTAKLCISTFIPMIETMTVLKDNMRNAAAKGFINATDCADYLVKKGLPFRDAYKATGQLVALCIDKSLVLETLPLQEYQTVCELFDNDIYEAIRLDTCVNGRNVIGGPAKEMVEQQILEVKNKLK; this is encoded by the coding sequence ATGGCAAAATTATGGGCAGGCAGATTTAAAAAAGAAGTCAATGAAAAGGTGAACGATTTTAACAGTTCTATTTCGTTTGATGCAAGAATGATTCATCATGATATTTTAGGAAGCATTGCCCATGCGACAATGCTAGGCGAGCAAGGGATAATTGATAAAAAAGAAGCTGAGATGATTGTAGAAGGATTAAATGGTATTTTATCTGACGTAGAAAACGATAATCTTGCAATTGATCCAACTGCGGAAGATATCCATATGTTTGTCGAAGCAGAGTTAACCAAAAGACTCGGTGATACTGGGAAACGACTACATACTGCAAGAAGTAGAAACGATCAAGTTGCTTTAGACATTCGCCTTTACTTGAAAGATGAAACGGATACACTCATTCAATTAACACAAAACCTAATTCAAGTATTATGCAATGTTGCAAGCGAGCATACGGAAACGGTAATGAGTGGGTACACTCATTTACAACGTGCACAGCCAATCACATTTGCACATCATTTAATGGCATATGCACAAATGTTACTTCGTGATATGGATCGACTACAAGATGCAAAAAAACGTATGGATGTAATGCCACTAGGAAGCGGAGCTTTGGCTTCTACCACTTATCCACTGAATCGTATGCGTGTTGCAGAATTACTCGGGTTTGCTAATGTTACAAAAAACAGCTTAGACGGTGTTTCGGATCGTGATTTTTGTATCGAGTTGTGTAGTGCAATTTCTATTTTAATGATGCATCTTTCTCGTTTTTGCGAAGAGATTATTCTTTGGTGTTCTTGGGAATTCAAGTTTATTGAATTAGACGATGCATATGCAACAGGCTCTAGCATCATGCCACAAAAGAAAAACCCAGATATTGCTGAACTTGTTCGTGGTAAAACGGGAAGAGTTATTGGCGATTTAGTTACCTTACTCACTATGATGAAGGGCTTACCGCTAGCATATAACAAGGATATGCAAGAAGATAAAGAAGCCATTTTCGATGCTGTGGATACTGCAAAGTTATGTATTAGCACATTCATTCCAATGATTGAAACAATGACAGTATTAAAAGATAATATGCGCAATGCTGCAGCAAAAGGATTTATCAACGCAACCGATTGTGCAGATTATCTTGTGAAAAAAGGATTGCCATTCAGAGATGCATATAAAGCAACAGGCCAGCTTGTGGCACTATGTATTGATAAAAGTTTAGTATTAGAAACACTTCCATTACAAGAATATCAAACTGTTTGCGAGTTGTTCGATAACGATATCTATGAAGCAATTCGTTTAGATACTTGTGTAAACGGTAGAAATGTAATTGGCGGACCAGCAAAAGAAATGGTAGAGCAGCAAATTCTTGAAGTGAAAAACAAACTAAAATAG
- a CDS encoding MATE family efflux transporter, whose translation MFKRKERLITSTDMTMGNPYKLIFLFSIPLLIGNVFQQLYNMVDSIVVGNYVGEKALAAVGTGFPIIFMLSSLFIGIGMGATIMVSQYYGAKDMKQIQDTIGTMYTALLIGVVPLTFLGIVLSKPLLQLINVPDDGTLKMATQYMIIIFIGMIFNLGFNINASILQGLGDSKTSLLFLLVACIVNIVLDIVFTVFWGWGVIGVAIATIIAQLCSWVFGIYFINKHYDFIQINPFKFYFRKDLFLQAMKLGIPAGIQQALFSIGSMFMLSLVNSYGFEFMAGFSGANKIDTFAFMPIQSFSIAVTTYVGQNIGANQINRVKLGMRASLVLSIGTSIGIGAIIYPLSGILMRMFGNNPKMIDAGVSYLHQLLPFYSLLAILFIYNSVLRGAGESIIPMISSVVSLWALRIPTAYLLAHFLGSDYIYFSYVIGWAAGIIVSLIYYKTGKWKKKSIIKNRGISVELQKNTEVQKTPNEITE comes from the coding sequence GTGTTTAAAAGAAAAGAAAGACTAATAACAAGTACTGATATGACCATGGGAAACCCATATAAGCTCATATTTTTATTTTCTATACCATTATTGATTGGTAACGTTTTTCAACAGCTTTATAATATGGTAGATAGTATTGTCGTTGGAAACTATGTTGGTGAAAAAGCTCTAGCAGCTGTTGGAACTGGCTTTCCTATTATCTTTATGTTAAGCTCTTTGTTTATAGGAATTGGTATGGGTGCTACAATTATGGTATCTCAATATTATGGTGCAAAGGATATGAAGCAGATTCAAGATACCATTGGAACAATGTATACAGCTTTACTTATCGGTGTTGTTCCGCTAACGTTTTTAGGAATTGTATTAAGCAAGCCTTTGCTACAACTCATAAACGTTCCAGACGATGGTACGTTAAAGATGGCAACGCAATATATGATTATTATTTTTATTGGCATGATTTTCAATCTTGGTTTCAACATAAATGCAAGCATTTTACAAGGCCTTGGCGATAGCAAAACTTCGCTTTTATTCCTACTGGTTGCATGTATTGTCAACATTGTATTAGACATAGTATTTACTGTATTTTGGGGTTGGGGAGTTATTGGTGTTGCAATTGCTACAATCATAGCACAATTGTGTTCTTGGGTTTTTGGTATTTACTTTATCAATAAGCATTATGACTTTATTCAAATCAACCCATTCAAATTTTATTTTCGTAAAGATTTGTTCTTGCAAGCAATGAAACTTGGTATTCCTGCCGGCATTCAGCAAGCGCTATTTTCTATCGGTTCCATGTTTATGCTCTCATTGGTAAACAGCTATGGGTTTGAGTTTATGGCAGGATTTAGTGGTGCAAATAAAATTGATACCTTTGCTTTTATGCCAATTCAAAGCTTCTCTATTGCAGTTACAACTTACGTTGGACAAAATATTGGTGCGAACCAAATTAACCGTGTTAAACTAGGAATGAGAGCCTCCCTTGTATTATCAATTGGCACAAGCATTGGAATTGGTGCGATAATATATCCACTCAGCGGAATTTTAATGCGTATGTTTGGCAATAATCCTAAGATGATTGACGCAGGAGTATCTTATCTACATCAATTATTACCGTTCTATTCTCTTCTTGCAATCTTATTTATTTATAACAGTGTTTTGCGTGGTGCAGGAGAATCTATTATACCAATGATTTCTTCTGTCGTAAGTTTATGGGCTTTGCGTATTCCGACCGCATATTTACTCGCACATTTCTTAGGCAGCGACTACATTTATTTTTCTTATGTGATTGGTTGGGCAGCAGGTATTATCGTATCACTGATTTATTACAAGACAGGTAAATGGAAAAAGAAAAGTATTATTAAAAATCGAGGCATTTCAGTCGAACTTCAAAAAAATACCGAAGTTCAAAAAACTCCAAATGAAATTACAGAATAA
- the argC gene encoding N-acetyl-gamma-glutamyl-phosphate reductase, which produces MSYKIFIDGQEGTTGLKIIERFQGRTDVELLKIDEALRKDISGRKKLINQSDFTFLCLPDDAAIEAVSLVENNHTKIIDASTAHRTNPNWVYGLPELSKQQREKIKNANRVAVPGCYASGFISIVSPLVAHNVIVNDYPITCHAVSGYSGAGKKAIAVYEGENKPNEYNSPRQYALGQQHKHLKEMQAITGLTFPPMFNPIVDNYFSGMVVSVPLLSRLMSKKYSAKQVHEVIANHYQEEHFVKVMPFMGEGVLQDGFLAANTLADTNMMQIFVCGNEEQVLVAARLDNLGKGASGAAVQCMNIMMGIDETTGLE; this is translated from the coding sequence ATGAGTTACAAAATATTTATTGATGGTCAAGAGGGCACAACGGGTTTAAAAATCATAGAACGATTTCAAGGTCGAACTGATGTTGAACTATTGAAAATTGATGAAGCATTGCGAAAAGATATCTCTGGACGTAAAAAGTTAATCAACCAATCTGATTTCACGTTTTTATGTCTACCCGATGATGCGGCAATAGAAGCGGTATCGTTGGTAGAAAATAACCATACGAAAATCATTGATGCTTCTACAGCACATAGAACCAATCCTAATTGGGTATATGGACTACCTGAACTTTCGAAACAACAACGTGAGAAGATTAAAAATGCAAACAGAGTTGCAGTTCCAGGATGTTATGCAAGTGGATTTATTAGCATTGTTTCGCCTTTGGTTGCTCATAATGTGATCGTAAATGATTATCCAATCACATGCCACGCAGTAAGCGGTTATAGCGGAGCAGGTAAAAAAGCAATTGCTGTGTATGAGGGTGAAAATAAACCCAACGAATATAATTCTCCTCGACAATATGCGTTAGGGCAACAACATAAACATCTAAAAGAAATGCAAGCAATCACAGGGCTTACTTTTCCACCAATGTTCAATCCAATTGTGGATAACTATTTTAGCGGAATGGTGGTTTCTGTTCCATTGCTCTCTCGTTTGATGAGTAAAAAGTATTCAGCGAAGCAAGTTCATGAAGTAATCGCAAACCATTATCAAGAGGAGCATTTCGTAAAAGTGATGCCGTTCATGGGCGAAGGCGTTTTGCAAGATGGATTCTTAGCTGCAAATACCTTAGCGGATACCAACATGATGCAGATTTTTGTTTGTGGAAATGAGGAGCAGGTTTTAGTTGCCGCTCGTTTAGATAATCTTGGTAAAGGTGCTTCAGGTGCCGCCGTACAATGTATGAATATCATGATGGGTATTGACGAAACAACAGGATTAGAATAA